The following proteins are co-located in the Triticum aestivum cultivar Chinese Spring chromosome 1A, IWGSC CS RefSeq v2.1, whole genome shotgun sequence genome:
- the LOC123150995 gene encoding NAC domain-containing protein 90: MGELPPGYRFYPTEEELVRFYLRHMLDGRRRGDIERVIPVADVCSLDPWQLPEVHRGACAGHGEPWFYFCARQDREARGGRPSRTTPSGYWKAAGTPGLVYSAGGCPVGTKKTMVFYRGRAPAGAKTKWKMNEYRAFDDDGADADAAARLQVRSEFSLCRLYTRSGSLRQFDRRPCTVAAGGRRSEDPASPSAAPASASEDVEVGKGQKRKRHAANDVPSSSDAYRSVQQQQKQGGADEELVDGMTDWAELFDWI; this comes from the exons ATGGGCGAGCTGCCTCCCGGGTACCGCTTCTACCCTACGGAGGAGGAGCTGGTGCGCTTCTACCTCCGGCACATGCTCgacggccgccgccgcggcgatATCGAGCGCGTCATCCCCGTCGCCGACGTCTGCTCCCTCGACCCCTGGCAGCTCCCAG AGGTGCACCGGGGCGCCTGCGCCGGGCACGGGGAGCCGTGGTTCTACTTCTGCGCGCGGCAGGaccgggaggcgcggggcggccggCCTAGCCGCACGACGCCGTCGGGCTACTGGAAGGCGGCGGGCACGCCAGGGTTGGTCTACTCCGCCGGCGGCTGCCCCGTCGGGACCAAGAAGACCATGGTGTTCTACCGCGGCCGTGCGCCGGCCGGGGCCAAGACCAAGTGGAAGATGAACGAGTACAGGGCCTTCGACGACGACGGTGCCGATGCCGATGCCGCCGCTCGGCTCCAG GTGAGGAGCGAGTTCAGCCTGTGCCGTCTGTACACGAGGTCAGGCAGCTTGCGGCAGTTCGACCGCCGGCCGTGCACCGTCGCCGCCGGAGGACGCCGCTCCGAGGACCCGGCGTCGCCGTCTGCCGCGCCTGCGTCAGCCAGTGAGGATGTTGAAGTGGGAAAGGGTCAGAAGAGGAAAAGGCATGCAGCCAACGACGTCCCGTCGTCCAGCGACGCCTACCGCTccgtgcagcagcagcagaagcagggaGGCGCCGATGAGGAGCTCGTCGACGGCATGACCGACTGGGCAGAGCTTTTTGACTGGATCTAA
- the LOC123151092 gene encoding NAC domain-containing protein 90 translates to MAALPPGYRFYPTEEELVRFYLRHKLDGSRRADIERVIPVADVCSLDPWQLPEVHRGACASHGEPWFYFCARQDREARGGRPSRTTPSGYWKAAGTPGLVYSAGGHLVGTKKTMVFYRGRAPAGAKTKWKMNEYRALEEDGADADAAAPASNPVFQVRSEFSLCRLYTSSGNMRQFDRRPCTAVAGGSRASSSAALASPNEDVEVGRGQKRKRHAANDNTSSSDAYRHVQQQQGKQEGANEELADDMTDWAEVLAWI, encoded by the exons ATGGCCGCGCTGCCTCCCGGGTACCGCTTCTATCCTACCGAGGAGGAGCTGGTGCGCTTCTACCTCCGGCACAAGCTCGACGGCAGCCGCCGCGCGGACATCGAGCGCGTCATCCCCGTCGCCGACGTCTGTTCCCTGGACCCGTGGCAGCTCCCAG AGGTGCATCGGGGCGCCTGCGCCAGCCACGGGGAGCCGTGGTTCTACTTCTGCGCGCGGCAGGaccgggaggcgcggggcggccggCCGAGCCGCACGACGCCGTCCGGGTACTGGAAGGCGGCGGGCACGCCAGGGTTGGTCTACTCCGCCGGCGGCCACCTCGTCGGGACCAAGAAGACCATGGTGTTCTACCGCGGCCGCGCGCCGGCCGGGGCCAAGACTAAGTGGAAGATGAACGAGTACAGGGCCCTCGAGGAAGACGGCGCCGATGCCGATGCCGCCGCTCCGGCATCGAACCCTGTGTTCCAG GTGCGGAGCGAGTTCAGCTTGTGCCGGCTATACACAAGTTCAGGCAACATGCGGCAGTTCGACCGCCGGCCGTGCACTGCCGTCGCGGGAGGCAGCCGCGCGTCGTCGTCCGCCGCGCTTGCATCGCCCAATGAAGATGTCGAAGTGGGAAGGGGTCAGAAGAGGAAAAGGCATGCAGCTAACGACAACACGTCGTCTAGCGACGCTTACCGACacgtgcagcagcagcaggggaAGCAGGAAGGCGCTAATGAGGAGCTCGCCGACGACATGACCGACTGGGCAGAGGTTTTGGCCTGGATCTAA